The Rouxiella sp. WC2420 region TTCAAACGCATTAACGCCATTAACTTTAAGGCTATAGGCGACGTTTTCTTCCACCGACATGTGTGGCCACAAGGCATAGTTTTGGAACACGATCGCAAGCTGGCGTTGCTCTGGAGGAAGATGCCGCTCCGGGGTTGAGACCGTGTTGCCACCGATTTTAATATTACCTTCGTCGATCGGTTCAAATCCGGCAATCGTGCGTAGCAGCGTGGTTTTGCCACAGCCCGAGGGGCCCAATACCACGACAAACTCACCGTGATAAATCTGCAACGACACGTTATCGAGCACTTTTTTGCCGTCGAAAGACTTGGTTAACTGATTAATTTCTATTGAAGACATCAATAATGCATCCCGCACAGAATCGGCCCTTGAAGGGGCAGAGAAAGTTAAAGCAACGGGATTAAGCTAACGAGCTTAAATGACAGTTTTATTAATGCGAGGTGACAGTTCCAATTGCAACCAGAGGAACGCCTGAGTGAGGCCTGAGTCATGTATGAGATCTGATAATGCCGTAAGGGAAGCTGAGGAAGATCTGAGGAAAACCTGAAAAAGTTGTGATGATAAGGCTCGTTGCTGCGCCGCCGGCAGAATAAGGCGGCGCTAAAATTTTTTACTTGTTCTGGCTACCCAGATAGCGGTAAACCACCGACAGGTCGCTGTCACCGTATCCGGCATCGACCGCTTTTTGCCAGGTATTACTGATGTTTTGCATCAGCGGCAAGGTGCGCGAACCACTGGCTTTCAGTGCCAGATTGATGTCTTTAAGCGCCCAGGTCAGCTGCATCTGCGGCGTGTAGTCATCGGTTTTGAACATTTCCATTTTGCCCTTGATATAAGGCACGGCCAGTGGACCGCCGTCGAGCACGTTCCAAAGCTCATCCGTGGTAAAGCCCAGTTCTTGCGCCAGCTGCGAACTTTCGGCAATCCCTTCCACCATTGAAATCAGCCAGGCATTAACGACCAGCTTCATTTTCGACGCTCTACCCGCTTCGCCGAGCCATTTTACACCCTTGGAGATAGCCGCAAATACCGGCTCGACCGCCGCGCCTTTTTCGCGATCGCCGCTGGCCAGCACCACGATTTGCGCCTGCTCGGCAGGCGCTTTGGTGCCAGAAACTGGCGCGTCAAAGAACACAACGTCAGGGCGTTGTTTTTTCAGCTGAGCGATCAGTTCATCGGTCGCTTCGACTCCGATGGTCCCCATTTGTACCACGATCCCGCCCTGTTTCAGGCCAGCGAGGATGCCATCTTCCCCGTTGAGAACAGACTGAGTGGTTTTACCGTCGGCCAACATGGCGATCACCACATCAACGCCTTCAACGGTTTCACGCGGCGTTTTACCCGCCACGGCTCCGGCCTTGACCAAATCGTCGCCCTTGGAAGCAGTGCGGTTCCAGACGCGGGTTGTAAAACCCTTTTTAATCAGGTTAGCGGCGAATGCGTGCCCCATGGCACCCAATCCCAATACTGCAACGCTAGGTTGCTGACTCATATCCAACTCCTTATTAATACGGCAATGTCGATCTAAATTGATGGATTAATCTAACTAAAAGGCTAGCACGTAGGGCAGGATATTTAACGTTGAATTTGTTTGTAAATGCGAATCAGGCATTAAAAAATCCTCCTGCCGTTTCACTCCCTCTTTCTTTATCGTACTCTTGGCGGGTAAATTTTTGTTATTTGTCAGTAAGACTCAGGAGTTAATGTGATTGGAAAGACGGGTAAAATGGTTTTAGGCACCATGGTTTGTGTGGTTTTTGTGATGGTGGTATTGACGCTGG contains the following coding sequences:
- a CDS encoding NAD(P)-dependent oxidoreductase, with amino-acid sequence MSQQPSVAVLGLGAMGHAFAANLIKKGFTTRVWNRTASKGDDLVKAGAVAGKTPRETVEGVDVVIAMLADGKTTQSVLNGEDGILAGLKQGGIVVQMGTIGVEATDELIAQLKKQRPDVVFFDAPVSGTKAPAEQAQIVVLASGDREKGAAVEPVFAAISKGVKWLGEAGRASKMKLVVNAWLISMVEGIAESSQLAQELGFTTDELWNVLDGGPLAVPYIKGKMEMFKTDDYTPQMQLTWALKDINLALKASGSRTLPLMQNISNTWQKAVDAGYGDSDLSVVYRYLGSQNK